The following are encoded in a window of Sphingobium sp. AP49 genomic DNA:
- a CDS encoding Ppx/GppA family phosphatase, with translation MNSMLSRVRAMAETMATSPEPATARSAIIDIGSNSVRLVVYDGPRRIPFILFNEKVMAGLGASLAKTGAIEPEAMERGLRAVGRFAHLCQEMRVKDVRCVATAAVRDATNGSAFIARTEAMGLSVELLSGAQEAIGAAMGVLSGIPDADGIVGDLGGGSLELARVRNGTVEQTISLPLGVLRLPQIRAKGPRELERQVRKMLEKAGWRAEPNLPFYLVGGSWRSLARFDMQLTHFPLPVVHQYEMSAARAEQLTRIVSHVDKARLKQIPAMTGSRVPTLPDAAALLSVVVRQLRSTRLVVSAYGLREGLLYEDLPEDIRAHDPLLVAAEAEGEAQARFRGHGDRIDRWIAPLFPDDGSAARRIRRAACLLADVGWRANPDFRAERGVEIALHSNWVGITATERAMLGQALHTHFGGGMDAPPGLDRIADPGTLRRATLWGLAIRLAQRLSGGVEGPLAVSRLERSGDRIDLYLRDEDADLYGEAVERRLRNLAQAMGVKYQLRSVAE, from the coding sequence ATGAACTCGATGCTCAGCCGCGTGCGCGCCATGGCCGAAACCATGGCGACATCGCCCGAACCCGCCACTGCACGATCGGCGATCATCGACATCGGGTCCAACAGCGTGCGTCTGGTGGTCTATGACGGGCCGCGGCGCATCCCGTTCATCCTCTTCAACGAGAAGGTGATGGCCGGCCTTGGCGCGTCGCTGGCCAAGACCGGTGCAATCGAGCCGGAAGCCATGGAGCGCGGGCTGCGTGCGGTCGGCCGCTTTGCCCATTTGTGCCAGGAAATGCGGGTCAAGGATGTGCGCTGCGTCGCCACGGCGGCCGTGCGCGATGCAACCAATGGCAGCGCGTTCATCGCCCGGACCGAGGCGATGGGCCTGAGCGTCGAACTGCTGTCCGGCGCGCAGGAGGCGATCGGCGCGGCCATGGGCGTGCTGTCGGGCATTCCCGATGCAGATGGCATCGTCGGCGATCTGGGTGGCGGCAGCCTGGAACTGGCGCGGGTGCGTAACGGCACGGTAGAGCAGACCATATCCCTGCCGCTGGGCGTGCTGCGCCTGCCCCAGATCCGGGCCAAGGGACCGCGCGAGCTGGAGCGGCAGGTCCGCAAGATGCTGGAGAAGGCGGGCTGGCGGGCCGAGCCGAACCTGCCCTTCTACCTGGTCGGCGGATCGTGGCGCTCGCTGGCCCGATTCGATATGCAGCTGACCCATTTTCCCCTGCCGGTCGTCCATCAATATGAGATGAGCGCGGCACGGGCCGAGCAACTGACCCGCATCGTTTCCCATGTCGACAAGGCCCGGTTGAAGCAGATTCCGGCGATGACGGGCTCCCGCGTGCCGACATTGCCCGATGCCGCCGCGCTGCTGTCGGTGGTGGTGCGCCAGCTCAGGTCCACACGCCTTGTCGTTTCGGCCTATGGCCTGCGCGAGGGGTTGCTGTACGAGGACCTGCCCGAGGATATTCGCGCCCATGACCCCCTGCTGGTCGCAGCGGAGGCCGAAGGCGAGGCCCAGGCGCGCTTTCGCGGTCATGGCGACCGGATCGATCGCTGGATCGCGCCGCTCTTCCCCGATGATGGTTCGGCGGCTCGCCGCATTCGTCGGGCGGCCTGTCTGCTGGCCGATGTTGGTTGGCGCGCCAATCCCGACTTTCGTGCGGAACGCGGGGTCGAGATCGCGTTGCACAGCAATTGGGTAGGGATCACCGCGACCGAACGGGCGATGCTGGGGCAGGCGCTGCATACCCATTTTGGTGGGGGCATGGACGCGCCGCCGGGGTTGGACCGGATCGCGGATCCGGGCACGCTGCGTCGGGCCACGCTCTGGGGCCTTGCCATTCGCCTGGCCCAGCGCCTGTCCGGTGGGGTGGAAGGGCCGCTGGCCGTGTCACGGCTGGAACGCAGCGGCGATCGGATCGACCTGTATCTGCGCGATGAGGATGCCGACCTGTATGGCGAGGCGGTCGAGCGCCGGCTGCGTAACCTGGCCCAGGCCATGGGCGTGAAATATCAGCTGCGGAGCGTCGCGGAATAG
- a CDS encoding RNA degradosome polyphosphate kinase, with protein MAEADPTASMTLPSDRYFNREQSWLAFNQRVLEEAMNRAHPLLERLRFLSISGANLDEFFSVRVAGLKGQQLQELDMRSADGLTPMQQLSAITDTTASLMQAQQKVWGALHGELAQVGIEVIGPSSPLGDDCETWLRDHFLTQIFPILTPQALDPAHPFPFIPNQGLSIVFDLERLSDKQPIRELVMIPSSLARFVRLPGDPARYMALEAVIRRFSGDLFPGYRVRNSGVFRIIRDSDIEIEEEAEDLVRYFRSAIKRRRRGRVIRMEIEERIPEPVEEMLQDMLQGHEAIIVEVEGFVGIGDLSGIVDEDRPDLKFEPYAARFPDRIREYGGDCFAAIRAKDIVVHHPYEAFDVVIAFLKQAASDPDVVAIKQTLYRAGKQSAIIRALIDAAEAGKSVTAVVELKARFDEEQNLMWADALERAGVQVVYGFIDWKTHAKVSMVVRREGDAVRTYCHFGTGNYHPITARIYTDLSFFTADPAYGRDAAALFNYITGYVEPRQLEKLVMSPRDLRNRLCELIDAEIDHVRAGRPGTIWAKMNSLVDPAIIEKLYAASNAGVQIDLIVRGICCLRPGVPGMSEHIRVKSVVGRFLEHSRITVFGNGKALPNNGAKVFISSADWMPRNFDRRVEFLLPVENPTVHDQILDQVMVANLIDTEQSWSLDSEGHYSRLEPGDRPFNLHRYFMTNPSLSGRGAAQEHGAVPTLRLRGRV; from the coding sequence TTGGCCGAAGCTGATCCGACCGCCAGCATGACGCTGCCCAGCGACCGCTATTTCAATCGGGAGCAGTCCTGGCTGGCCTTCAACCAGCGGGTGCTCGAAGAGGCGATGAACCGCGCGCATCCCTTGCTGGAGCGGCTGCGCTTCCTGTCGATATCAGGCGCCAATCTGGACGAGTTTTTTTCCGTCCGGGTAGCTGGCCTCAAGGGGCAGCAACTGCAGGAGCTGGACATGCGGTCCGCCGACGGGCTGACGCCGATGCAGCAGTTGAGCGCGATCACCGACACCACTGCCAGCCTGATGCAGGCGCAGCAGAAGGTGTGGGGCGCGCTGCACGGTGAACTGGCGCAGGTCGGGATCGAGGTGATCGGCCCGTCCAGCCCGCTGGGCGACGATTGCGAAACATGGCTACGCGATCATTTCCTGACCCAGATCTTTCCGATCCTGACGCCCCAGGCGCTCGATCCGGCGCATCCCTTTCCCTTCATCCCCAACCAGGGCCTGTCGATCGTCTTCGACCTGGAACGCCTGTCGGACAAGCAGCCGATCCGCGAACTGGTGATGATCCCGTCCTCTCTCGCCCGGTTCGTCCGTCTGCCCGGCGATCCGGCGCGTTACATGGCGCTGGAGGCAGTGATCCGCCGGTTTTCGGGCGATCTGTTTCCCGGCTATCGCGTCCGCAACAGCGGCGTGTTCCGCATCATCCGCGATAGCGACATCGAGATCGAGGAAGAGGCGGAGGATCTGGTCCGCTATTTCCGCAGCGCGATCAAGCGCCGCCGGCGCGGCCGCGTCATCCGCATGGAGATAGAGGAGCGCATCCCCGAGCCGGTCGAGGAGATGCTGCAGGACATGCTGCAGGGGCATGAGGCGATCATCGTCGAGGTCGAGGGGTTCGTCGGCATCGGCGACCTGAGCGGCATCGTCGACGAGGACCGGCCGGACCTGAAGTTCGAGCCCTATGCCGCGCGCTTCCCGGATCGTATCCGCGAATATGGCGGCGACTGTTTCGCCGCGATCCGGGCCAAGGACATCGTCGTCCACCATCCCTATGAGGCGTTCGACGTCGTCATCGCCTTCCTGAAGCAAGCGGCGTCCGACCCGGACGTGGTCGCGATCAAGCAGACCCTCTATCGTGCCGGCAAGCAGTCGGCGATCATCCGCGCGCTGATCGACGCGGCCGAAGCCGGCAAGTCGGTGACCGCCGTGGTCGAACTGAAGGCGCGGTTCGACGAGGAGCAGAACCTCATGTGGGCCGATGCGCTGGAACGCGCCGGCGTGCAGGTCGTCTATGGCTTCATCGACTGGAAGACCCATGCCAAGGTGTCGATGGTCGTGCGGCGCGAAGGGGACGCGGTGCGCACCTACTGCCATTTCGGTACCGGCAATTATCATCCGATCACCGCGCGTATCTACACCGACCTCAGCTTCTTCACCGCCGATCCGGCCTATGGCCGCGATGCCGCTGCGCTGTTCAACTATATCACCGGCTATGTCGAGCCGCGCCAGTTGGAGAAGCTGGTGATGAGCCCGCGCGACCTGCGCAACCGTTTGTGCGAACTGATCGATGCGGAGATCGATCATGTCCGTGCCGGCCGTCCGGGCACCATCTGGGCCAAGATGAACAGCCTGGTCGACCCGGCGATCATCGAGAAGCTCTATGCCGCCAGCAATGCCGGGGTGCAGATCGACCTGATCGTGCGCGGCATATGCTGCCTGCGCCCCGGGGTACCGGGCATGTCGGAACATATAAGGGTGAAGTCGGTCGTGGGCCGGTTCCTGGAGCATAGCCGCATCACCGTGTTCGGCAATGGCAAGGCGCTGCCCAACAATGGCGCGAAGGTGTTCATCAGTTCGGCCGACTGGATGCCGCGCAATTTCGACCGCCGGGTCGAGTTCCTGCTGCCGGTCGAAAATCCGACCGTGCATGACCAGATTCTGGACCAGGTGATGGTCGCCAACCTGATCGACACCGAACAGAGCTGGTCGCTCGACAGCGAAGGCCACTATAGCCGGCTGGAGCCGGGCGACCGGCCATTCAACCTGCACCGCTATTTCATGACCAATCCGTCGCTGTCGGGACGGGGGGCAGCGCAGGAGCATGGCGCGGTTCCGACGCTGCGCCTGCGTGGCCGGGTCTGA
- the purM gene encoding phosphoribosylformylglycinamidine cyclo-ligase — protein sequence MSENESYSYAKAGVDIAAGNALVRAIAPLAKATRRPGADAELGGFGGFFDLKAAGYDDPLLVAANDGVGTKLKLAIDHDRHDGVGIDLVAMCANDLIVQGAEPLFFLDYYATGKLESGVAERVIAGIADGCRQAGCALIGGETAEMPGMYSDGDYDLAGFCVGAVERSKVLTGNKVKAGDVLIGLGSSGVHSNGFSLVRRLAADKGWKLDRPAIFDNEVLLIDALMAPTKIYVKSLLPLVRAGMINALAHITGGGLLENIPRVLPDGTHATVDADAWEQPRLMAFLQAQGHIEPQEMARTFNCGIGMILAVDEAHIAGVTQALTDAGETVLRVGTVSEGDKGCTVKGSAGTWSAKADWSATHLG from the coding sequence ATGAGCGAGAACGAATCCTACAGCTACGCCAAGGCCGGCGTCGACATCGCCGCGGGCAACGCCCTTGTCCGTGCCATCGCCCCCCTGGCCAAGGCCACCCGTCGCCCCGGCGCGGACGCCGAACTGGGCGGCTTCGGCGGCTTCTTCGACCTCAAGGCGGCGGGCTATGACGACCCGTTGCTGGTCGCGGCCAATGACGGCGTGGGCACCAAGCTCAAGCTCGCGATCGACCATGACCGCCATGACGGCGTCGGCATCGACCTGGTCGCGATGTGCGCCAACGACCTGATCGTGCAGGGCGCCGAGCCGCTCTTCTTCCTCGACTATTATGCCACCGGCAAGCTGGAGTCGGGCGTCGCCGAGCGCGTCATCGCCGGCATCGCCGATGGGTGTCGCCAGGCCGGCTGCGCGCTGATCGGTGGCGAAACCGCCGAAATGCCCGGCATGTACAGCGACGGCGACTATGACCTGGCCGGTTTCTGCGTCGGCGCGGTGGAGCGCTCCAAGGTCTTGACCGGCAACAAGGTGAAGGCCGGCGACGTCCTCATCGGCCTTGGCTCCTCGGGCGTCCATTCCAACGGCTTCTCGCTGGTCCGTCGTCTCGCCGCCGACAAGGGCTGGAAGCTCGATCGTCCGGCGATCTTCGACAATGAAGTGCTGCTGATCGACGCGCTGATGGCGCCGACGAAGATCTACGTGAAGAGCCTGCTGCCGCTGGTCCGCGCCGGCATGATCAATGCGCTCGCACATATCACCGGCGGCGGCCTGCTGGAAAATATCCCGCGCGTCCTGCCCGACGGCACCCATGCCACGGTCGATGCCGACGCCTGGGAACAGCCGCGCCTGATGGCCTTCCTCCAGGCCCAGGGCCATATCGAGCCGCAGGAAATGGCGCGGACCTTCAACTGTGGTATCGGCATGATCCTGGCCGTGGACGAGGCACACATCGCCGGCGTCACCCAGGCGCTGACCGATGCGGGCGAAACCGTGCTGCGCGTCGGCACCGTCAGCGAAGGCGACAAGGGCTGCACCGTCAAGGGCAGCGCCGGCACCTGGAGCGCCAAGGCCGACTGGTCGGCCACGCATCTGGGCTGA
- the purN gene encoding phosphoribosylglycinamide formyltransferase, translating to MTKAKIGVLISGRGSNMAALLYAAKADDCPYEIVLVAANDPDAPGLALAAAEGIATFGQSHKGLKRAEFDAVIDAQLRQAGVQYVALAGYMRLLSPEFVSGWEDRMLNIHPSLLPKYKGLDTHQRAIDAGDSHAGCSVHIVTAELDDGPVLGQTPVAILPGDTADSLAARILIAEHQLYSRTLADFVTRERHPDWLLNKVREAALALPQADEIVSHGMPCFGIVKGKKFAYFTRDHHGDGIIAVLVKTTAPEEQATLIEADPDRYYRPAYFGNDWVGIRLDLGDTDWDHIGERLHASWRQIAPRKLLGLMDIADQF from the coding sequence ATGACCAAAGCAAAGATCGGCGTCCTGATTTCCGGCCGTGGCTCGAACATGGCGGCTCTGCTCTATGCGGCCAAGGCTGACGACTGCCCCTATGAAATCGTGCTGGTCGCCGCCAACGATCCCGATGCCCCCGGCCTGGCGCTCGCCGCGGCCGAGGGCATCGCCACCTTCGGTCAGAGCCACAAGGGGCTGAAGCGCGCGGAGTTCGACGCGGTCATCGACGCGCAGTTGCGCCAGGCCGGCGTCCAATATGTCGCGCTCGCCGGCTATATGCGCCTGCTCTCGCCCGAATTCGTGTCCGGCTGGGAAGACCGGATGCTCAACATCCATCCCAGCCTGCTGCCCAAATATAAGGGCCTCGACACCCACCAGCGCGCGATCGATGCGGGCGACAGCCATGCCGGCTGCTCGGTCCATATCGTCACGGCCGAACTGGACGATGGCCCGGTGCTGGGCCAGACCCCGGTGGCGATCCTGCCCGGCGACACCGCCGACAGCCTCGCCGCCCGTATCCTGATCGCCGAACATCAGCTCTATTCGCGCACGCTCGCCGATTTCGTCACCCGCGAGCGCCATCCCGACTGGCTGCTGAACAAGGTGCGCGAAGCCGCGCTGGCGCTGCCGCAGGCGGACGAGATCGTGTCGCACGGCATGCCCTGCTTCGGCATCGTCAAGGGCAAGAAATTCGCCTATTTCACCCGCGACCATCATGGCGACGGCATCATCGCCGTGCTGGTGAAAACCACCGCGCCGGAAGAACAGGCCACCCTGATCGAGGCCGACCCGGACCGCTATTACCGCCCCGCCTATTTCGGCAATGACTGGGTCGGCATCCGCCTTGACCTGGGCGATACCGACTGGGACCATATCGGCGAGCGGCTGCACGCCAGCTGGCGCCAGATCGCGCCGCGCAAGCTGCTCGGCCTGATGGACATCGCCGACCAGTTCTAG
- a CDS encoding ABC transporter ATP-binding protein → MTDQPAQAAIEIRDLTKVYKGGKRALDGINLSIPRGQIYGLLGPNGAGKSTTINILAGLVNKTSGSASIWGFDIDANPRNAKNSIGIVPQEIVFDPFFTPFETLENQAGYYGVPKDRRRSMELLRAVHLEDKANAYARTLSGGMKRRLLVAKAMVHSPPILVLDEPTAGVDVQLRQQLWAYVKELNAMGVTIVLTTHYLEEAEELCDRIGIINHGRVITDKPTRELIAMAQEKVVQVTVDRDITAPPSDPSFEKVELTDERTLTITYMKNRANAGQVLSAVQAGGLAIVDVVTRDPDLEDVFLNLTAAA, encoded by the coding sequence ATGACCGACCAGCCTGCGCAAGCCGCCATCGAGATCCGCGACCTGACCAAGGTCTATAAGGGCGGCAAGCGCGCGCTCGACGGGATCAACCTCTCCATCCCGCGCGGCCAGATCTATGGCCTGCTCGGCCCCAATGGCGCGGGCAAGTCGACCACGATCAACATCCTCGCGGGCCTCGTCAACAAGACCAGCGGATCGGCCAGCATCTGGGGCTTCGACATCGACGCCAATCCGCGCAATGCGAAGAACAGCATCGGCATCGTGCCGCAGGAGATCGTCTTCGATCCCTTCTTCACGCCCTTCGAGACGCTGGAGAACCAGGCCGGCTATTATGGCGTGCCCAAGGACAGGCGCCGCTCGATGGAGTTGCTGCGCGCGGTCCATCTGGAGGACAAGGCCAATGCCTATGCCCGCACCCTGTCGGGCGGCATGAAGCGCCGGCTGCTGGTGGCCAAGGCGATGGTTCATTCGCCGCCGATCCTGGTGCTGGACGAACCCACCGCCGGCGTCGACGTACAATTGCGCCAGCAGCTCTGGGCCTATGTGAAGGAATTGAACGCCATGGGGGTGACGATCGTCCTCACCACCCATTATCTCGAAGAGGCCGAGGAGCTGTGCGACCGCATCGGCATCATCAACCATGGCCGGGTCATCACCGACAAGCCGACCCGCGAACTGATCGCGATGGCGCAGGAAAAGGTGGTGCAGGTCACCGTCGACCGCGACATCACCGCCCCGCCCAGCGATCCCAGCTTCGAGAAGGTCGAACTGACCGACGAACGCACCCTCACCATCACCTATATGAAGAACCGCGCCAATGCCGGCCAGGTGCTGAGCGCGGTGCAGGCCGGCGGCCTCGCCATCGTCGACGTCGTGACCCGTGACCCCGACCTGGAGGATGTCTTCCTCAACCTGACGGCGGCTGCGTGA
- a CDS encoding glycosyltransferase family 39 protein, which translates to MMVAVRGGNGRFQQAAFWAAVMATVGLLLVLVGRPIPIIIWDEGRIIISAMEMRHSGIGLVTTYDFVPDLWNTKPPMLVWLMTGSMAMFGPTEFALRLPSLMAALGTLLLVMLFLRRITSSVAIAAFGGMALATSVGFFGEHGARTADFDALLCFFTTAYLLLLFFAVHRSPPPRGWLLLAGVMAAGALMTKGLAGGIPGAGLLLYLVLVRRWHRLFETPRYWVAALLAGLPMLLFLFLREAAAPGFLHAMLFNDVSGRFNNPASINNSGPPWYYLDTTFARGLFSLGTLTLLAPLALPFARGRVRLALLFALCIAVGQLAVVTMSGTKLAHYYLSAYPFLAIAAALAVHALFLWMTRSVRAGRLAPRSLWIARLVPVALLALGAMQAIDACERVLAPREHYPRTRYGALLDALSGVRAPVLLIEPGINIPDDPHYAPELRFYAMVARQQGRSVAHVGKMDGIASAAPDTILASCDPSIVPLLQRQGADIILERDGCLARWNGGQASLTQPPSG; encoded by the coding sequence ATGATGGTGGCTGTCCGGGGTGGGAATGGGCGTTTCCAGCAGGCGGCATTCTGGGCGGCGGTCATGGCGACCGTTGGGCTTTTGCTGGTGCTCGTCGGTCGCCCGATACCGATCATCATCTGGGATGAGGGGCGGATCATCATCAGCGCCATGGAGATGCGCCATAGCGGGATCGGCCTGGTCACGACCTATGATTTCGTGCCCGACCTCTGGAATACCAAGCCGCCCATGCTGGTCTGGCTGATGACGGGCAGCATGGCCATGTTCGGGCCGACGGAATTTGCACTTCGCTTGCCGTCGCTCATGGCTGCGCTCGGCACGCTGCTGCTGGTCATGCTTTTTCTGCGCCGGATCACCTCTTCGGTGGCGATCGCTGCCTTTGGCGGCATGGCGTTGGCGACCAGCGTCGGCTTCTTTGGCGAGCATGGGGCGCGAACGGCTGATTTCGACGCGCTGCTCTGCTTTTTTACCACCGCGTATCTGCTGCTGCTGTTCTTCGCCGTACATCGGTCGCCGCCGCCGCGCGGCTGGCTGCTGCTGGCCGGGGTGATGGCGGCAGGCGCGCTGATGACCAAGGGGTTGGCGGGCGGGATACCGGGCGCTGGCCTGCTGCTCTATCTGGTCCTGGTCCGCCGCTGGCACCGGCTGTTCGAGACGCCCCGCTATTGGGTCGCGGCGTTGCTGGCGGGGCTGCCGATGCTGCTGTTCCTGTTCCTGCGAGAAGCGGCGGCGCCGGGGTTTCTGCATGCGATGCTCTTCAATGATGTCAGCGGCCGCTTCAACAATCCGGCATCGATCAACAATAGCGGTCCGCCCTGGTATTATCTGGATACGACCTTTGCCAGGGGCCTGTTCAGCCTGGGGACGCTGACCCTGCTGGCGCCCCTGGCCCTGCCGTTCGCCCGGGGGCGGGTGCGGCTGGCGCTGTTGTTTGCCCTGTGCATTGCCGTGGGGCAGCTGGCGGTGGTCACGATGAGCGGCACGAAGCTGGCCCATTATTATCTGTCGGCCTATCCGTTCCTGGCCATCGCCGCCGCGCTGGCGGTGCATGCGCTGTTCCTTTGGATGACGCGATCGGTGAGGGCGGGACGATTGGCGCCGCGCAGCCTGTGGATCGCGCGGCTGGTGCCGGTGGCGCTGCTTGCCCTGGGCGCCATGCAGGCGATCGATGCGTGCGAGCGGGTGCTGGCGCCGCGCGAACATTATCCACGGACGCGATATGGGGCGCTGCTGGACGCGCTGTCCGGGGTGCGGGCGCCGGTACTGCTGATCGAACCGGGGATCAATATACCGGACGATCCCCATTATGCGCCCGAGTTGCGCTTCTATGCGATGGTCGCCCGGCAGCAGGGACGCAGTGTCGCGCATGTCGGCAAGATGGATGGCATTGCGAGCGCCGCGCCGGACACGATCCTGGCCAGCTGCGATCCGTCGATAGTGCCGCTGCTGCAGCGGCAGGGCGCCGACATCATCCTGGAGCGGGATGGCTGCCTCGCGCGATGGAACGGCGGTCAGGCTTCGCTCACGCAGCCGCCGTCAGGTTGA
- the nadB gene encoding L-aspartate oxidase: MPTITYDVVIIGSGAAGLTAAINLAQDRKVVVLAKGALDGGSTNWAQGGIAAVLDAGDSFAAHVHDTMVAGAGLNDQDTVEFVVSEAPAAIDRLAELGVPFNGGEKFGERWHLTREGGHSHRRIVHVDDATGHAVQVALLKAARANPNITLMEDMVAVDLITSRHGERYSGDGHVWGVYAFNKLTGHVDAILGRATILCTGGAGRTYLFSTAPRGATGDGIAMAWRAGCRVSNMEMNQFHPTCLYNLEVKNFLITEAVRGEGGHLKLPPGAPGGGERFMPRFDSRAELAPRDVVARAIDHEIKRLGLDYVHLDISHKPPEFVKQHFPTIYARLLDLDIDITKEPIPVVPAQHYTCGGVIIDLDGRTDLPGLYAAGEVTESGLHGANRLASNSLLECFVFGEAAAKHIRTNWDDLPTPPPIRPWDESRVTNGDEEVIVQHNWKEIRRFMWDYVGIVRTTKRLERAQHRIDLLSKEVDEYYGNFRVTPDLIELRNLLEVARLVVRSALHRKESRGLHYTLDYPETLADAIDTVLAP; this comes from the coding sequence ATGCCCACCATCACCTATGACGTCGTCATCATCGGTTCCGGCGCCGCCGGGCTGACAGCAGCCATCAACCTCGCGCAGGACCGCAAGGTGGTGGTACTCGCCAAGGGCGCGCTCGATGGCGGTTCGACCAACTGGGCGCAGGGCGGCATTGCTGCGGTACTCGACGCGGGTGACAGTTTTGCGGCGCATGTCCATGACACGATGGTCGCGGGCGCGGGCCTCAACGATCAGGACACGGTCGAGTTCGTGGTGTCCGAAGCGCCTGCCGCGATCGATCGCCTTGCCGAACTGGGCGTTCCCTTCAACGGTGGCGAGAAGTTCGGCGAACGCTGGCACTTGACCCGCGAGGGCGGCCACAGCCACCGCCGCATCGTCCATGTCGACGATGCCACCGGCCATGCGGTGCAGGTCGCGCTGCTCAAGGCCGCACGCGCCAATCCCAACATCACCCTGATGGAGGATATGGTCGCGGTCGATCTCATCACATCGCGCCATGGCGAGCGCTATTCCGGCGACGGCCATGTCTGGGGTGTCTATGCCTTCAACAAGCTGACCGGCCATGTCGACGCGATCCTCGGCCGCGCAACCATCCTCTGCACCGGCGGCGCGGGCCGTACCTATCTCTTCTCCACGGCGCCGCGCGGCGCGACGGGCGACGGCATCGCCATGGCCTGGCGCGCGGGCTGTCGCGTGTCGAACATGGAGATGAACCAATTCCACCCGACCTGCCTCTACAATCTGGAGGTCAAGAATTTCCTGATTACCGAGGCCGTGCGCGGCGAAGGCGGGCATTTGAAGCTCCCCCCCGGCGCGCCGGGCGGCGGCGAGCGCTTCATGCCCCGCTTCGATTCCCGCGCCGAACTGGCGCCGCGCGACGTGGTGGCGCGGGCCATCGACCATGAGATCAAGCGGCTCGGCCTCGACTATGTCCATCTCGACATCAGCCATAAGCCGCCCGAGTTCGTGAAGCAGCATTTCCCGACCATCTATGCCCGGCTGCTCGATCTCGACATCGACATCACGAAGGAACCGATCCCCGTCGTCCCGGCGCAGCATTATACCTGCGGCGGCGTCATCATCGACCTGGACGGCCGCACCGATCTGCCCGGCCTCTATGCCGCCGGCGAAGTGACCGAAAGCGGCCTGCACGGCGCCAATCGCCTGGCCTCCAACTCGCTGCTCGAATGTTTCGTCTTCGGCGAGGCGGCGGCGAAGCATATCCGGACGAACTGGGACGATCTGCCCACCCCGCCGCCGATCCGGCCCTGGGACGAAAGCCGCGTCACCAATGGCGACGAGGAAGTCATCGTCCAGCATAACTGGAAGGAAATCCGCCGCTTCATGTGGGACTATGTCGGCATCGTCCGCACCACCAAGCGGCTGGAGCGCGCCCAGCATCGCATCGACCTGCTGTCGAAGGAAGTCGATGAATATTACGGCAATTTCCGCGTCACGCCGGATCTGATCGAACTGCGCAACCTGCTGGAAGTCGCCCGGCTAGTGGTCCGCTCGGCCCTCCATCGCAAGGAAAGCCGCGGCCTCCACTACACGCTCGACTATCCCGAAACGCTGGCCGATGCCATCGACACGGTGCTGGCGCCCTGA
- a CDS encoding alpha/beta hydrolase: protein MMDGLMDRRALLRGAGALAAGWAMPALAAGFASRRIMVTVRGSGRDVLLIPGLASGPGIWNGVTGQVPGYRWHLVQVRGFAGLAADANGSGPVVQPVADEIARYIAAAGLKRPAVVGHSMGGTLAMMQGVKGVAGRVMVVDMLPAGAAMVGGTANGMGYLADQLSQYFTGTAAGRRYLAQIVAQAPGAEGSNPEVIATALRDLANTDLGPQLARIGVPMSVVYAVGADQAQSVEITRRFRAAYAAKKDAKLLPIGPSGHVVMTDQPTRFNAALGNFLKGL from the coding sequence ATGATGGATGGACTGATGGATCGAAGGGCGTTGCTGCGGGGCGCAGGCGCGCTCGCGGCGGGATGGGCAATGCCGGCGCTGGCGGCGGGCTTTGCCTCGCGGCGGATCATGGTGACGGTGCGCGGCAGCGGCCGGGACGTATTGTTGATCCCTGGCCTCGCCAGTGGTCCGGGCATCTGGAACGGCGTGACCGGCCAAGTACCGGGCTATCGCTGGCATCTGGTGCAGGTGCGCGGCTTTGCGGGGCTGGCGGCTGACGCCAATGGCAGCGGGCCGGTGGTGCAGCCGGTGGCGGACGAGATTGCCCGCTATATCGCTGCGGCCGGGCTGAAGCGGCCGGCGGTGGTCGGGCACAGCATGGGCGGCACGCTGGCGATGATGCAGGGGGTCAAGGGCGTGGCGGGCCGGGTGATGGTGGTCGACATGCTGCCGGCGGGCGCGGCGATGGTCGGCGGCACCGCCAATGGCATGGGCTATCTTGCCGACCAGCTGAGCCAATATTTCACCGGCACTGCGGCCGGGCGCCGCTATCTGGCGCAAATCGTCGCGCAGGCACCGGGGGCGGAAGGCAGCAATCCGGAGGTGATCGCCACCGCATTGCGCGATCTGGCCAATACCGATCTTGGTCCCCAGCTCGCCCGGATCGGGGTGCCGATGTCGGTGGTCTATGCCGTTGGTGCCGACCAGGCCCAGTCGGTCGAAATTACCCGGCGTTTCCGTGCCGCCTATGCGGCGAAGAAGGACGCAAAGCTGTTGCCGATCGGACCGAGCGGCCATGTCGTGATGACCGACCAGCCGACCCGCTTCAATGCGGCGCTGGGCAATTTCCTCAAGGGGCTTTGA